One window of Dendropsophus ebraccatus isolate aDenEbr1 chromosome 13, aDenEbr1.pat, whole genome shotgun sequence genomic DNA carries:
- the LOC138770245 gene encoding cholesterol 24-hydroxylase-like isoform X2, translating into MKHMKNNVVIYEPFFEWMEKYGPVIRLNALHKVMIFVLSPDGVKEFLMSPKYTKDDFYDRLHSMFGKRFLGKGLLSDRDYEHWHKQRRIMDPAFSKANLIGSLGTFNDKAEEMVNKLAEKADWKSHVRMHDIMSRVTLDVIAKLGYGMELNAIQDDQTPFPRAITIVMKGMVEERNPLAMFNPYKQAFIREVKENMAFLRTMGQACIEQRMKVIQDGEDIPKDILTQILKAAELEGGCTMDDFIDNFVTFFIAGQETTANQLSFAVQELGRHPEILARVQAEVDEVIGSRRDIEYEDLGKLQYLSQTLKETLRLYPTAPGTSRALEEEMVVEGVRIPAGSHVMLNTYVMSRMEKYYPDPLVFNPDRFHPDAPKHGYVYFPFSLGPRSCIGQVFAQMETKVVMAKLIQRYEFELVEGQSFKILDNGTLRPLDGVICRLRPRGEYKASQK; encoded by the exons GATGGAGAAGTACGGCCCGGTGATACGTCTTAATGCATTACACAAGGTGATGATCTTTGTTCTTAGTCCTGATGGAGTTAAG GAATTTTTGATGTCGCCCAAATACACCAAAGATGATTTCTACGATCGTCTACACTCCATGTTCGGAAAGAG ATTTTTGGGAAAAGGCTTACTCTCTGATCGGGACTATGAGCACTGGCACAAACAGAGGAGGATCATGGATCCAGCATTCAGCAAAGC CAACCTGATTGGATCTTTAGGAACCTTTAACGATAAAGCCGAAGAGATGGTGAACAAACTGGCCGAAAAAGCAGATTGGAAAAGTCACGTTAGAATGCACGATATAATGAGCAGAGTCACGCTGGATGTCATCGCCAAG CTTGGCTATGGGATGGAGCTGAATGCTATTCAGGATGATCAAACGCCATTTCCACGAGCTATAACAATTGTTATGAAAGGGATGGTAGAAGAAAGGAATCCATTGGCAATG TTTAATCCATACAAACAAGCTTTTATTAGAGAGGTGAAAGAGAACATGGCGTTTCTGAGAACAATGGGCCAGGCCTGTATAGAGCAAAGGATGAAGGTGATTCAAGATGGAGAAGACATTCCCAAGGATATCCTCACCCAGATCCTTAAAGCTGCCG AGCTGGAAGGCGGCTGCACTATGGACGATTTCATAGATAATTTTGTGACTTTCTTCATTGCAG GACAGGAAACAACCGCCAACCAGTTATCCTTTGCTGTTCAGGAATTAGGGCGACATCCTGAGATACTAGCTAG GGTCCAGGCTGAAGTGGATGAAGTTATTGGTTCCAGAAGAGACATTGAATATGAAGATCTTGGGAAATTACAATATCTCTCCCAG ACTTTAAAAGAAACCTTGAGGTTGTATCCCACAGCACCGGGAACATCGAGGGCTTTAGAGGAGGAAATGGTTGTCGAAGGTGTGAGGATTCCTGCTGGATCACATGTCATG TTAAACACTTACGTCATGAGTCGGATGGAAAAATATTATCCCGATCCCTTGGTCTTCAACCCAGACAGATTCCACCCTGACGCTCCCAA GCATGGATATGTCTACTTTCCCTTCTCTCTTGGACCGCGATCATGTATCGGACAAGTATTTGCCCAG ATGGAGACAAAGGTGGTCATGGCCAAACTTATACAGAGATACGAGTTTGAGCTGGTGGAAGGACAGAGCTTCAAGATTTTAGATAATGGGACCCTGCGCCCCTTGGATGGTGTGATCTGCAGACTGAGGCCTCGAGGTGAATACAAAGCATCGCAGAAATAA